In Akkermansia muciniphila, one DNA window encodes the following:
- a CDS encoding Amuc_1099 family pilus-like system protein — MSEKQNYDKILLASGIVLGLGVAAYGTLTLMGLNDKYKFPIQISEKTIEPPPGIRKAAEVGQELSASHELKPIAQETQKYVGFVAPNLWIKEGEMEPFDIISGPPIHGNIPNKWFLDNGLENEFVYSDVLTRDPDNDGFTVEEEYAAKTHPNDPNSHPSLVNKLFVDEIKQFGFYLAFTQADGNDFTFKGMNRAKQEIWKNIVQTNGKFGARKNTKDEPRFELVSVVKKEFKNPSLDMVETDEEAVVKDLKPTKNGQTYTIRRGTKYVIPIIDKKVNLTITAGPERDTSFEVEEGSDFRIPGDAKQVYTLKTVDNATQTVTIANKVTGEQTTLSKKK, encoded by the coding sequence ATGTCTGAAAAACAAAATTACGACAAAATCCTGTTGGCATCCGGAATCGTCCTGGGCCTGGGGGTGGCCGCCTATGGTACGCTGACCCTTATGGGACTGAATGACAAATACAAGTTCCCCATACAGATTTCCGAAAAAACCATTGAGCCGCCTCCCGGCATCAGGAAAGCCGCGGAAGTAGGCCAGGAACTTTCCGCCTCCCACGAGCTCAAGCCGATTGCCCAGGAAACACAGAAGTATGTGGGCTTCGTAGCCCCCAATCTCTGGATTAAGGAGGGAGAAATGGAACCCTTTGACATCATCTCCGGCCCTCCTATCCATGGCAACATTCCGAACAAATGGTTCCTGGACAACGGACTGGAAAATGAATTCGTTTACTCGGACGTCCTGACCCGGGACCCTGACAACGACGGTTTCACGGTGGAGGAGGAATATGCGGCAAAAACCCATCCCAATGACCCGAACAGCCATCCGTCCCTGGTCAACAAGCTTTTTGTCGACGAAATCAAGCAGTTCGGTTTCTACCTGGCTTTCACCCAGGCGGACGGCAATGACTTTACTTTTAAGGGCATGAACCGCGCCAAACAGGAAATTTGGAAAAACATTGTCCAGACCAACGGCAAGTTCGGCGCCCGCAAGAATACAAAAGACGAACCCAGGTTCGAGCTTGTCAGCGTTGTTAAAAAGGAATTCAAAAATCCCAGCCTGGACATGGTGGAAACGGACGAGGAAGCCGTCGTCAAGGATTTGAAGCCGACCAAAAACGGACAAACCTACACCATCAGGCGCGGAACAAAATACGTCATTCCAATCATTGATAAGAAAGTAAACCTTACTATCACCGCCGGCCCTGAACGGGATACCAGCTTTGAAGTAGAGGAAGGTTCCGACTTCCGGATTCCGGGAGACGCCAAACAGGTCTACACGCTGAAAACCGTTGATAATGCTACACAGACCGTAACCATTGCCAACAAAGTCACTGGAGAACAAACAACACTGAGCAAGAAAAAATAG
- a CDS encoding Amuc_1100 family pilus-like protein: MSNWITDNKPAAMVAGVGLLLFLGLSATGYIVNSKRSELDKKISIAAKEIKSANAAEITPCRSSNEDLEKELNRYAKAVNSLETAYKPFLASSALVPTTPTAFQNELKTFRDSLISSCKKKNILITDTSNWLGFQVYSTQAPSVQAASTLGFELKAINSLVNKLTECGLSKFIKVYRPQLPIETPANNPEESDEADQSPWTPMPLEIAFQGDRESVLNAINAITGMQDYLFTINSIRIRNERMMPPPIANPAAAKPAADQPATGAASLTPADEAAAPAAPAIQQVIKPYMGKEQIFVQVSLNLIHFNQPKAQEASED; encoded by the coding sequence ATGAGCAATTGGATTACAGACAACAAGCCCGCCGCCATGGTCGCGGGCGTGGGGCTTCTCTTATTCCTGGGGTTATCCGCGACAGGGTACATCGTCAATTCCAAACGCAGTGAGCTGGACAAAAAAATCAGCATTGCCGCCAAGGAAATCAAGTCCGCCAATGCTGCGGAAATCACTCCGTGCCGTTCATCCAACGAGGATCTGGAAAAGGAACTGAACCGCTATGCCAAGGCGGTGAACAGCCTGGAAACGGCCTACAAGCCCTTCCTTGCCTCTTCCGCGCTGGTTCCCACCACACCCACGGCGTTCCAGAATGAACTGAAAACATTCAGGGATTCCCTGATCTCCTCCTGCAAGAAAAAGAACATCCTCATCACGGACACCTCCAACTGGCTCGGCTTCCAGGTTTACAGCACCCAGGCGCCTTCCGTTCAGGCAGCCTCCACGCTGGGTTTTGAATTGAAAGCCATCAACAGTCTGGTCAACAAGCTGACGGAATGCGGCCTGTCCAAATTCATCAAGGTATACCGCCCCCAGCTCCCCATTGAAACCCCGGCGAACAATCCGGAAGAATCGGACGAAGCCGATCAGTCCCCATGGACTCCCATGCCTTTGGAAATCGCCTTCCAGGGCGACCGGGAAAGTGTGTTGAACGCCATAAACGCCATAACCGGCATGCAGGACTATCTGTTCACGATCAACTCCATCCGGATCCGCAACGAACGGATGATGCCCCCACCCATCGCCAATCCGGCGGCCGCCAAGCCTGCCGCTGACCAACCTGCCACGGGTGCGGCTTCCCTGACTCCTGCGGATGAAGCGGCCGCACCTGCGGCGCCGGCCATCCAGCAAGTCATCAAGCCTTACATGGGCAAGGAGCAGATCTTTGTCCAGGTCTCCCTGAATCTGATCCACTTTAACCAGCCCAAGGCTCAGGAAGCGTCCGAAGATTAA
- a CDS encoding Amuc_1101 family PilM-like pilus complex protein: protein MANSRQIVALNVGSQRVSMGVFSRASKDGLILDRYATRLVVLDPSAEGLRLTKIGEAIADLVQELNVKGSVVNYSVSGQSVFIRFVKLPALDDTDVEQLIRFEAQQHVPFPLDEVVWDYHLLPAKGLEREAVLVAIKAEDLDSLNDEIVSHGLSTGQVDCALTSLYNAYVDSYPDEKEPVMLIDIGAKSTDLIYSEQGRFFTRSISAGGIFVTSAIAREFNIPFMEAERLKTTSGLVSMSNGQTEGLDPATANLATVIRTAMTRLASEIQRTTNHYRAQMSGSAPVKAYLCGGGASLPYTKEFLEDKLGIPISFFNPMHNVSVGSGVDVNAISREAFILGGLIGTAIHSIGRASLNINLEPTAVAKKRANQKKMPAIIAGAAIAVLGAAAYAVTGYMGEKKAEETLAGVQPIVTSIKSAQSALRQKEQKLKKLDSALASYQQLTLQRYGYADIIKHLLEQSEHKDYPYWFTDFEPLAHFNPEDTTQITGYSVIKDSFTSDKNTSLVDDIRTEASASASGEDEATVYSVNAIRLTGFVRRNLGGQRIIQNLQAKIDGNKESLFTFKPGDVKLEARQIMELGAKDAKVDAAAGAFVPFKLVLPLKTPIPVNFNK, encoded by the coding sequence ATGGCTAATTCACGACAAATAGTCGCATTAAACGTAGGTTCCCAGAGAGTTTCAATGGGCGTCTTTTCCAGGGCTTCCAAAGACGGCCTTATCCTGGACCGCTATGCCACGCGCCTCGTAGTGCTGGATCCGTCAGCGGAAGGCCTTCGCCTGACAAAAATAGGGGAGGCCATCGCCGACCTCGTCCAGGAACTCAATGTCAAAGGAAGCGTCGTCAACTATTCCGTTTCCGGACAATCCGTTTTCATCCGTTTCGTCAAGCTTCCGGCCCTGGACGACACCGACGTGGAACAGCTCATCCGTTTTGAAGCCCAGCAGCACGTCCCCTTCCCGCTGGACGAAGTCGTGTGGGACTACCATCTGCTCCCCGCCAAGGGTCTGGAACGGGAAGCCGTCCTGGTTGCCATTAAGGCGGAAGACCTGGATTCCCTGAATGACGAAATCGTTTCCCACGGCCTTTCCACCGGCCAGGTGGACTGCGCGCTTACCTCTCTGTACAACGCGTATGTGGACAGTTATCCGGATGAAAAAGAGCCGGTCATGCTCATCGACATCGGCGCCAAATCCACGGATCTGATTTACAGTGAACAGGGCCGTTTCTTCACCCGCAGCATCTCCGCGGGGGGGATCTTCGTCACCTCCGCCATCGCCCGTGAATTCAACATTCCCTTCATGGAAGCGGAACGCCTGAAAACCACCAGCGGCCTCGTTTCCATGAGCAACGGGCAAACGGAAGGCCTGGATCCCGCCACGGCCAATCTGGCCACCGTCATCCGCACGGCCATGACCAGGCTGGCTTCAGAAATTCAGCGCACCACCAACCACTACCGCGCCCAGATGAGCGGAAGCGCTCCCGTCAAGGCATACCTGTGCGGCGGCGGAGCGTCCCTGCCCTACACCAAGGAATTCCTGGAAGACAAACTGGGCATTCCGATTTCCTTCTTCAACCCCATGCACAACGTGAGCGTGGGGTCCGGCGTGGACGTGAACGCCATCTCCAGAGAAGCTTTCATCCTGGGAGGATTGATCGGCACCGCCATCCACTCCATCGGGAGGGCTTCTCTCAATATTAATCTGGAACCGACCGCAGTCGCCAAGAAACGGGCCAACCAGAAAAAAATGCCCGCCATCATCGCTGGAGCCGCCATTGCCGTTCTCGGCGCCGCGGCCTATGCCGTCACAGGGTATATGGGCGAAAAAAAGGCGGAGGAAACCCTCGCCGGCGTCCAGCCCATCGTTACTTCTATCAAATCGGCACAATCCGCCCTGCGCCAGAAAGAACAGAAACTGAAAAAGCTGGACTCTGCCCTGGCCTCCTACCAGCAGCTCACGCTCCAGCGCTACGGCTACGCGGACATCATCAAGCATCTGCTGGAACAATCGGAACACAAGGATTATCCCTACTGGTTCACGGATTTTGAACCGCTGGCCCATTTCAATCCGGAGGACACCACCCAGATCACGGGCTACTCCGTCATCAAGGATTCCTTCACATCGGACAAAAATACATCCCTGGTGGATGATATCAGGACGGAGGCCTCCGCCAGCGCATCCGGCGAGGATGAAGCGACCGTTTACAGCGTCAATGCCATCCGCCTGACCGGATTCGTCCGCCGCAACCTGGGCGGCCAGAGAATCATCCAGAACCTTCAGGCAAAAATAGACGGGAACAAGGAATCCCTGTTCACCTTCAAGCCCGGAGACGTCAAGCTGGAAGCCCGCCAGATCATGGAGCTGGGAGCCAAGGACGCCAAAGTAGACGCGGCGGCCGGAGCCTTTGTGCCTTTCAAGCTGGTGCTTCCGTTAAAAACGCCCATTCCCGTGAACTTTAACAAATAA
- a CDS encoding Amuc_1102 family pilus-like protein, with amino-acid sequence MKSILNTITVMLAAVLFIPAASAQITSNPRMQVRVSLGKLSLYMRQSPNVLTQDDPRPLPKPKKWADFEIPFKVEAAPMPKSGYIDALTFKFYIAVVNPDRARQYLKLYKEVKYVNVPVGDDTYASVYLSPSSVRRITGVEGGRGKWVKYQGVVVEYNGKIVATYSTERGKMEKWWTIQSPSIVETSYYPLLNKDETPFSVFWYDRYPEIMRPNSQQAASSSAPAPFGTPAESPADGE; translated from the coding sequence ATGAAATCCATCCTTAACACTATCACGGTCATGCTGGCTGCGGTGCTTTTCATCCCTGCGGCATCGGCGCAAATCACCAGCAATCCCAGAATGCAGGTGAGGGTCTCCCTGGGAAAGCTGTCCCTGTATATGCGCCAGTCCCCCAACGTCCTGACGCAGGACGACCCCCGGCCGCTACCGAAACCGAAGAAATGGGCGGATTTTGAAATTCCCTTCAAGGTGGAAGCCGCGCCCATGCCCAAATCCGGCTATATTGACGCCCTGACGTTCAAATTCTACATTGCGGTAGTCAATCCGGACCGCGCGCGCCAGTACCTGAAACTGTATAAGGAAGTCAAATACGTCAATGTTCCGGTGGGAGACGACACATACGCTTCCGTGTACCTTTCCCCGTCCTCCGTCAGGCGCATTACCGGCGTGGAAGGGGGAAGAGGAAAATGGGTGAAGTACCAGGGCGTCGTGGTGGAATATAACGGCAAGATTGTCGCCACTTATTCCACCGAACGCGGCAAGATGGAGAAATGGTGGACCATCCAGTCCCCCAGCATCGTGGAAACCTCTTATTATCCCCTGCTGAACAAGGATGAAACGCCTTTCTCCGTGTTCTGGTACGACCGCTATCCGGAAATTATGAGACCCAACAGCCAGCAGGCGGCTTCCAGTTCTGCCCCTGCCCCGTTCGGAACTCCGGCAGAATCCCCGGCGGACGGCGAATAA
- a CDS encoding M42 family metallopeptidase → MAIDSDLLKKFSEAHGISGHEDEVRNMVAQELDGYGEFSSDGSGSLFCTGGGSGPRVMLAAHMDEIGFLVQNITSNGFLQLVGIGGWWPHTLLSQRVLVKTRSGRGILGVIGSKPPHFLPEGQRNSVMSMEALFVDVGAESAEQVKNEFGIHLGDPVVPDVKFSPLENPFRVMGKAFDNRAGLSVMIEAFKELCREGHPNTLIAAATVQEEVGTRGARTAGVAMQPDCVIVLEGPPADDTPGFAVGDAQGVLGGGVQIRLFDPTAITNPRLAALAEKTALDAGIPFQLTVRRSGGTDAAALHLSGKGVPSIVLGIPTRYIHAHNGVLDLRDYRATVELTVALARSLDHETVEALTRYLP, encoded by the coding sequence ATGGCGATTGATTCTGACCTGCTGAAAAAGTTTTCAGAGGCCCACGGTATTTCTGGGCATGAGGATGAAGTACGGAACATGGTGGCTCAGGAACTTGATGGATATGGGGAATTTTCTTCCGATGGTTCCGGCAGCCTGTTCTGCACCGGCGGCGGGTCCGGTCCCCGCGTGATGCTGGCCGCCCACATGGATGAAATAGGCTTCCTGGTGCAGAATATAACGTCGAACGGTTTCCTTCAGTTGGTGGGGATAGGCGGCTGGTGGCCGCATACCCTGTTAAGCCAGCGTGTCCTGGTAAAAACCCGCTCGGGTCGCGGCATCCTGGGAGTAATTGGTTCCAAACCTCCCCATTTTCTGCCGGAAGGGCAGCGCAACAGCGTTATGAGCATGGAAGCCCTGTTTGTGGACGTGGGCGCGGAAAGCGCGGAACAGGTGAAGAATGAATTCGGCATTCACCTGGGGGATCCCGTGGTGCCGGACGTGAAATTCTCCCCCCTGGAAAATCCGTTCCGGGTGATGGGGAAAGCCTTTGACAACCGCGCCGGCCTTTCTGTGATGATAGAGGCATTTAAGGAATTATGCCGGGAAGGGCATCCCAACACTCTGATTGCCGCCGCTACGGTTCAGGAAGAAGTGGGCACGCGGGGCGCCAGGACGGCCGGCGTCGCCATGCAGCCGGATTGCGTGATCGTTCTGGAAGGTCCGCCGGCAGACGATACCCCCGGGTTTGCCGTAGGGGATGCGCAAGGAGTTCTGGGTGGAGGCGTGCAGATCAGGCTGTTTGACCCCACGGCCATCACCAACCCCCGGCTGGCTGCCCTGGCCGAAAAAACGGCTTTGGATGCGGGCATTCCATTCCAGTTGACGGTGCGCCGTTCCGGCGGAACGGATGCGGCGGCCCTGCATCTCTCCGGAAAGGGAGTTCCCTCCATTGTACTGGGAATTCCCACCCGGTACATCCATGCCCATAACGGAGTGCTGGATCTGCGGGACTACCGTGCCACAGTGGAACTGACGGTGGCTCTGGCCCGTTCCCTGGACCATGAGACAGTGGAAGCCCTTACCCGTTACCTGCCCTGA
- the lgt gene encoding prolipoprotein diacylglyceryl transferase has translation MNPTAYVHDLDPVIWQITDSIALRWYGLAYLMGFICGYYLLSWLSRRKLYPVPQDRMADFVTYVAIFGVLIGGRLGYVLFYQIPNHGWSQFLADPLMALRVWEGGMASHGGMIGVGLYTFYYAWKHRVKWAALLDGLAIVAPVGLFFGRVANFINGELYGRIVSPGSSQGMIFPAELSQDPDLFVRVASRIYETPGLLDKLSLSGVAVPERMTAAWVADRVRDTPAIREIVGQMMQDHARYPSQLYEAFAEGVLLFAVLWFVRVRFPRAWNGLFCGIFAVLYAAGRIICEEYREPDSPFSMGLTRGQFLSVFLVLVGAAFFAYAFKTRQTVQECAFYEPEKKDGKESSGKAV, from the coding sequence ATGAATCCGACCGCTTACGTACATGATCTGGACCCTGTCATCTGGCAGATAACAGACTCAATTGCCCTGCGCTGGTATGGCCTGGCCTATTTAATGGGCTTCATCTGCGGATACTATCTGCTTTCCTGGCTCTCCCGCCGGAAGCTGTATCCTGTTCCTCAGGACAGGATGGCGGATTTTGTCACTTACGTGGCCATCTTTGGCGTTCTGATCGGTGGAAGGCTGGGATATGTGCTCTTCTACCAGATTCCCAATCACGGCTGGTCCCAGTTTCTGGCGGATCCGCTCATGGCCCTGAGGGTGTGGGAAGGGGGCATGGCCAGCCACGGAGGGATGATTGGAGTGGGGCTGTACACGTTTTATTATGCGTGGAAGCACCGCGTCAAGTGGGCGGCGCTTCTGGACGGCCTGGCCATTGTAGCTCCCGTCGGGCTGTTTTTCGGGCGCGTAGCCAATTTTATCAACGGGGAACTGTACGGACGCATTGTTTCGCCCGGCTCTTCCCAGGGAATGATTTTCCCGGCGGAGCTTTCCCAGGATCCGGATTTGTTCGTCCGGGTGGCCTCCCGCATTTATGAAACGCCCGGATTGCTGGACAAACTGTCCCTTTCCGGCGTAGCCGTGCCGGAACGCATGACTGCCGCCTGGGTGGCCGACCGGGTAAGGGATACGCCTGCCATCAGGGAAATCGTGGGGCAGATGATGCAGGACCATGCGCGTTATCCCTCCCAGTTATATGAAGCGTTTGCGGAAGGCGTGCTTCTCTTTGCCGTGCTGTGGTTTGTGCGGGTAAGGTTCCCCCGTGCGTGGAATGGCCTGTTCTGCGGAATTTTTGCCGTTCTTTATGCCGCGGGCAGAATTATTTGCGAAGAGTACCGGGAACCGGATTCTCCTTTCTCCATGGGATTGACCCGCGGGCAGTTCCTTTCCGTTTTCCTCGTGCTGGTGGGCGCCGCTTTCTTTGCATATGCCTTCAAGACCAGGCAGACGGTTCAGGAATGCGCTTTCTATGAACCTGAAAAGAAAGACGGAAAGGAATCGTCCGGAAAGGCCGTTTAA
- a CDS encoding aminopeptidase P N-terminal domain-containing protein: MRYEPLPSSFFAGNREELASRLPAGSMLILHANDVFPTNADGTFALHQNANLFYLTGIDQEETVLVMTIREDGWDEILLLRETNEQIAIWEGARLTQDQARERSGIQDVRWTDEYDALLEALVPSASMVFVEANQHPRCTCPVETRNARMTKELKEKFPDVVLKNVYEILADMRQIKKPEEIKALKKACDITNEGFRELLRFIRPGVGEWQIEGFLANEFISRGPRKFSFLPIIASGKDTCVLHYIQNDKRCEDGDLVLMDIGTEYGNYNSDMTRTVPVNGKFTPRQRAVYESVLNMMTYAKKILRPGILKSEYERLVRVFAAGELVKLGLITPAQVAEKPSDPPIVRKYYMHGCSHFLGLDVHDVGEANPVVLPGMVFTVEPGIYIAEEGIGIRLENDVLIGETENIDLLGDVPLLPDDIERLMAR; the protein is encoded by the coding sequence ATGAGATACGAGCCGCTTCCTTCTTCCTTTTTTGCCGGCAACCGTGAAGAACTCGCTTCCCGCCTGCCTGCCGGCAGTATGCTGATTCTGCATGCCAACGACGTATTTCCTACGAATGCGGACGGTACTTTTGCCCTGCATCAGAATGCCAACCTCTTTTATCTCACGGGAATTGACCAGGAAGAAACCGTCCTGGTCATGACTATCCGGGAGGACGGCTGGGATGAGATTCTGCTGTTGCGTGAGACAAATGAACAGATTGCCATCTGGGAAGGAGCCCGGCTCACGCAGGACCAGGCGAGAGAGCGGAGCGGCATTCAGGACGTGCGCTGGACCGATGAATATGATGCGCTGCTGGAAGCCCTGGTGCCGTCCGCATCCATGGTCTTTGTGGAAGCCAACCAGCATCCCCGCTGCACCTGCCCGGTGGAAACGCGCAATGCCCGCATGACCAAGGAACTGAAGGAAAAATTCCCGGATGTTGTTTTGAAGAATGTTTATGAGATCTTGGCGGACATGCGGCAAATCAAAAAGCCGGAAGAAATCAAGGCTCTCAAAAAAGCCTGCGACATCACCAATGAAGGCTTCCGGGAGCTGCTCCGGTTCATCAGGCCGGGGGTAGGCGAATGGCAGATTGAGGGATTTCTGGCCAACGAATTTATCAGCCGTGGCCCGCGCAAATTTTCCTTCCTGCCTATCATTGCTTCCGGAAAGGATACCTGCGTGCTTCATTATATCCAAAACGACAAGCGGTGCGAAGACGGCGATCTGGTGCTCATGGACATAGGCACGGAATACGGGAATTACAACTCCGACATGACTCGCACCGTTCCCGTGAACGGAAAGTTCACCCCCCGCCAGCGCGCTGTATATGAAAGCGTGCTGAATATGATGACTTACGCCAAAAAGATTCTGAGACCCGGCATTCTGAAATCGGAGTACGAACGCCTGGTGCGCGTTTTTGCCGCCGGAGAACTCGTCAAGCTGGGGCTCATCACGCCCGCGCAGGTGGCGGAAAAACCGTCCGATCCTCCCATTGTCCGGAAATATTACATGCACGGGTGTTCCCACTTCCTGGGGCTGGATGTGCACGATGTGGGCGAAGCCAACCCCGTTGTGTTGCCGGGCATGGTTTTCACCGTTGAGCCGGGCATCTATATTGCGGAGGAAGGCATAGGCATCCGTTTGGAAAACGATGTTCTGATCGGGGAAACGGAAAACATCGATCTGCTTGGGGACGTTCCTTTGCTGCCTGATGACATTGAACGGCTCATGGCCCGGTAA